TCCCCATCCACGCGAGCAAGTAAGGCCATTCCTCGCGAGGCAGGAAAGACGGAGACGGACTCGGATGGCACCGCGCACAGGCGATTTCAGCCAGCGCCTGGCCGTTCAAGGACCGGGGCGCGGGAGATTTTGGATCGCAGCCGCCTGATAAGGCCAACATCGCGATCAGGCCAACCGCGGCCCGCGGTGAAATCAGACGCCTCACGCTCAGGGTTTGATGTATCGGTTTCGCGATAACGCGTTTTGAAGTTGCCGAAGGTCTTTGGGCAACTCAGCGGTCCAGGCCATACACTGGCCGGGCTTTTCCGGATGTTCGAGCTCGAGGATTTCCGCGTGCAAGGCCTGACGCGGAAAATCGATCAAAGGCTTCACGCGGTCTTGTCCGCGATACGCCGGATGGTACGTGCGGTCGCCGATCAACGGAAGTCCGGCGTGCGCCGCCTGCGCGCGAATCTGATGCTTTCGGCCGGTCTCCAGACGAAGCCGCAATTTCGTGACGAAGCCTTTGCCGCCGGCCAGCGGATACTCCGCGATGACTTCGTAGTGGGTGATCGCTTCGCTGGCGTCGGCCCCGGCGGCTTTTGCCGGCGCTTCCAAAAGGACGCGCTGGTGAAGTTCGTCCTTGCTCAATAGCAGCCAGTGCCGCCACGTGCCTCTGGACGCGCTGGAACGGCCTTCCACCCAGGCCACATATTCCCGCTTCATGGTGCGCGCCTTGAGCTGCTCGATGAGGTGGCGCCGCGCCGCCACGCTGGTGGCCATGCAAAAGGCGCCGCTGGTGTATTGGTCGAGGCGATGGACCGGCAACGGCTTCAGCCGTCGAAACGCCGTTGGCAGCGACCTTCCGGCGACACCTCGGTCCTGGGCTTTGAGTTTGCCCGCCAGGAAGTCGGCCAGGATGCTCAGCGCGGAAATGCCGCAATTCGGCGCCGGCACGGAAATGAGGCCCGGCCCCTTGTTCACGATGGCGAAGGAAGTGTCCAGGTAAAGCAAGGAAACGCGGGGATGAATCTTCCAACCGGAAGCGCACGCCAAGGTGGTCACGCTTCGATCCAGCAATTCCAGCGCATCACCGGGGTCCGGGATGGTTTGATGAGGTTTGCGAAGGACAACGCCGTTGACGCTCACGCGCCCCGCCAGAATCCATTGCTTGGCGCGGCCTTTTGGCGTGTCCGGATGCTTTCGCAGCACCCAATCCAACAATGGGCCAGCGTTCGCCTGCATAGGTCACACAAAGGCAACAGGGTTCTTTGTTCTCTTTGTTTCCTTCTGTAAAGGTCCGCACTGCGGTCTGTGCGCTTTGTCCTCGGC
The Verrucomicrobiota bacterium DNA segment above includes these coding regions:
- a CDS encoding RluA family pseudouridine synthase, with the protein product MQANAGPLLDWVLRKHPDTPKGRAKQWILAGRVSVNGVVLRKPHQTIPDPGDALELLDRSVTTLACASGWKIHPRVSLLYLDTSFAIVNKGPGLISVPAPNCGISALSILADFLAGKLKAQDRGVAGRSLPTAFRRLKPLPVHRLDQYTSGAFCMATSVAARRHLIEQLKARTMKREYVAWVEGRSSASRGTWRHWLLLSKDELHQRVLLEAPAKAAGADASEAITHYEVIAEYPLAGGKGFVTKLRLRLETGRKHQIRAQAAHAGLPLIGDRTYHPAYRGQDRVKPLIDFPRQALHAEILELEHPEKPGQCMAWTAELPKDLRQLQNALSRNRYIKP